CAAACTGGACAGAGACCACTTAGGTTTAGTGTTACCACAGCAGCCTTTCAGAAAGTATAAATTGACTAACAATTTTTGCCTAATCCCAAGAAAGCCTGATAACAGTCATAAGAATTCATTAGGAAGTTTACTGGGGGTACCACTTACACCCATGCCTTTAAGAGAGTCCATATAGAGCTAGAATATATTCATACACATATAtaggtgtatatatttatatatatatatatatatatattttttttttaagagtgaaTTTGGATTGCCTGAGTAACAGCTGTCTGGCAAACTGGACAAGATGGCGTTCTCTTTTCACAGATCTTGTTGGCACATTCCATGCAGAAGAGGTTGTGACCACACGGAACTAGGGCAGCAATCACTTCATTCTCAAAGCAGATCACGCAGTCGTGCTTCCGTCTCGATTCGGGAGGCGAGCTCGACGTGGAACCGCCATTGGAAGAGGAGTAACTGTTGGTACCGTTAGAAAAAGCAGGGATGTAGATCGGAAGGCCAACGTGGTGCCCTGTACTAGGTGGGTCGCTTCTCACCCTCCGAGCGAGTGGATGTTCCAGGCTTTCGGGAAAGGTAGGAGACAGACGAGGGGTGGATGGCTGACTTCCTCTACGCTGGGTCTTCAGATTTCCGGAAGGATCGCCCCCGAAGCCGGAGAGCGGGTTCACGGGTTCGAACGGAGTCCAGATGGTTTGGGAAGATGTGGCTAAGGAGTCAAAGGCGGGAGAGTCAACCGCAAGGTCTTCGGTGCCCACAGATGGCAGGGTTTCTCCAAACCAAAAGTTCCCCGTGCTGAACGGACTAGTCGGGCTGAAGTCAGCCAACCTATTGCTGCCGAAGTAGGAATCCGTGGAGCCGCTTCCTAGAGAGCTGGAGCTATCGTTTCTGTAATTGGATATCATGCGGGTGCGACTGGGAGGGACGGGATTGGAAGAAAGCCACGCCGAGCCCAGAGTGCCCCCTTCAAAACTCACGTCGGTACCATTATAATGGAAATCGTTTTCTTCGTTCAGCTCGATGTAGTTTCCGGTACGCATGGCGATATGCATCTCGATTTcttcccgggctcgatccacgtTTTCGGGCATGCCCGTCACCTCGAAGACGGGCTCCTTGTCTCGGCTCGGGGTGACTATGTACGTGTGGGTCTGCTGCTGAATCCTTTTGATGGTGGCTCCTTTGGGGCCGACCACCAGTCCGACGACTCGATAGGGCACCCGGACTTGCACCGTGGTCTGGCCTGGCAGGTTGGGAGTGCATGGCAACCCGCCCAGGGCGGGACCGTTTTTGTTGCGAGATGCTCGGATCATGGAAAAGTGCTCGGCGGCTGACAGTATCTCCCTCTTGGCCATGGCCACGTCTTCTTTCCGTCCGGTGACGACAAAAATGGGTTCTTCGCCGCGCACCGGTGTTTTGATGTAGGTATTAGTCTTGGCCCTTAGTGCTTTAATCTTACAACCTgtttggaaaaggaaagaaaaaacaaaaacgaaaacATTTATTCCATGTGCCTAGAAATTCAAAATAATGGGGAGACTGGGTACCTCCCACTGGCTAAAGTAGAACTTCAACCTGTCAATTTCAAGAGGTGTACATGCAGAGCTACATAATTCAATTGCTCCAAAGTCAAAATGACTCAAGGAAACCTACTGCCCAATTGACCGGCAGtgacattttaaaagaaaaccaGCTTAACATTAATTAGGTAAATACCGAAATGAAATTTAACAGCCTGCACCGCGGATGGAGAATTGCATCACCTCTGCTTATGACATTCAGTATTTCTAAAAACCACACTTCAGCCCACTGCCTTAAAAATGcagacttattacagtgttcacaCACTGTGGCAAGATTATTCGCTTGTCAGTCAAGATCATTTCAGTTTTGTTTATGAAAGAAGAACATCCATACCAGGTCATTAACTCCCATCATATAATTCTAAAAGGATGTTTCACATTTACTTTTACtacttcacttcctcctcctctgctctgtTAGTCATTGCAGAGTGATAACACAAAGCCCAAAGGGTGCTTCTCCCACACAGGGTAAAAGGGTTAGCCAAAAGTCAAACgtgcgcttaaaaaaaaaaaaaattgattaaaACAAACTCCTTCAATCACAGTGGTCTTTTAGTTTCATGTCACAGGTGAATTTTAGGCTCTTATCTAGGTAACTTTATAGTGGAAGCTTGGGATAAAACAGTCATTACTGGTTTTCAAAAAGTGACTTGGCAGAAGTTGACCAGTTAAAATCTCACCCGTCAAGTCTGTGTATTGTCAAgtctgtgtattaagtgcttacattttAGGAAGAGTTACAACTGGAGAGGCagcggggaaagagcaggggactggaagGAGGCAGGTGATCCAGGTTCGTGTCCCGGCTATGCCAATGACCTGCTCAGTGACCAGGAGGTAagacacaacctctctgggcctcagtttcctcatctgtaaaatgggaataaaatagattgtgagccccggggtggggggacaggggtgGTGCCAATTTGATAAATTTTCTAACGACCTTagcgcttagcatatagtgagtgctgaaTTAAGAACCCTAATTAATGAGCACTGCTCTGTGTCACTAGGGAGATTATGTGAAAATGGATTAAGGACCccaagggatttacaatctaagaaggaagagattaggatggggaggaagagagagtgagaagtCAGAAGTTAGAACAATTAGAAAACAACATGGCAGGTTGAAACTCGGCTATTTGAGAGTTTCAACAGCCAAGTCCAACCCTCTGGCTCTTCCCAACTCCAGGCAGAATTGCTACTGGTGAGCATCTACCCTAACTTTTCAGCTGGCTAAATGTTATGAAGTTTGGGTTTCATGGAGGgttagaaaggaggggagggagggagggaaggagggaattgccaccccagccttcaaggccctctcccttcctacccctcACAGGCCATAAGAGGGTGAGACTTTTAGAGTTATGAGCTGCCGGTTTTCTGCCCACTTCAGTTTTGCCTATCTTTGAAAGAAATCCCATTACAGTTTCCAGTCCCTCTTTCATCCCCATCTGCCTACGTCTTCTGATATAATGTGGAATTCAAACAGGAAatgcaggatctgggttctaatcccattctgttcctcgcttgctgtgtgaccttaacttctctgtgcctccacttcctcatctgtaaaatggggattcaatacatgagGTCCTTCCtatatggactgtgagccccacttgggcagggactgtgtccaacctgattaccttgtatcagtcccggtgattagtacagtgtctggcataaaggaagcacttaaacatcTCAATTATCCTTATCCCTAAGCTTCTAATTCTACTTGGGTGCCCTTTGGAGCTGGAATAGGATGTTGACAATAATGCTGTGTACAAATGACATATGACCAACCACCCATTCTACTAGTATGTAAAAATTGTCCTTTGATAGTTTGTCAAATTTTGTCACCTGCAGGACTGTGATAAGCAGGTGGAATTTAAATTCCCCCAACATTTCCAAGTTTTTACTgccctcgtaataataattaatgctaGCAATGGtattttatgaagtgcttactatgtgctaagcaccgtgttatgcactggatagatacacattaatcaggttggttcccAGTCTCTGCCCCCTAAAGGATTCAGACTCTACaaaaggagggggtgggatttaatgcccattagatgagataactgaggcacagagaagttaagtgacttctcccaggtcacacagctgacacacgatcgattagaatgtaagcccgtcaatgggcagggattgtctctatctgttgccgaattgtccattccaagcacttagtacagtgctctgtacatagtaagcgctcaataaatactattgaatgaatgaatgaataaaaactcaagtcttctgatccCTGGGGGccgtgctcttccctctagaccacattgcttttcaTGATTTTGACCTTAAAATGTTTAAGACaataactgaggcatgagaaCAGATATATGTGCAATAGCTTACTACGCAGTTTGGCACAATAAATATTTTCCTAGTCACTAATCGTTTGAGGTTTGACTTGAGTATTTTAGGGATTTGCATTCCCATCTGACTGACACTTGCCTTTAGATTCCTCTTTCTAAGCTGACATAACACCAAGTTTGAGGGCCATCttctcctctcattcctcaaGTGGAAGAGGGGAAACCTCTCTGCGACTGGGGAGGAGTCTGGATGGAGTGGATATGGCGTAGTCCTACATCCCTCCGACTCTTATATCCCTCTCATGCCATTGTCCCGCTAGGCTCTTGGTGAGGGACCAAGTTGAAAAAATAGCGCCAGGCATCCCTGGCGAGGAATTTAAGGCAGGTCTAGCAGCAGAAACAGTACACTTAAGACCCCCACTCTGAGTGGTTGGTAATGGTGGGGAGAGGCTGTGGATTGCCATGGTGGTGTGGGAAGCCATGCGTAGTCAGGAGGCTTGTGGTTAAGTCCCTCCTGCTTTAGGATAGCCACTCACCCTCTTAAattggagccccatgttgggcaagggattatgtccaatctaatcatcttgcacctactccaatccttaatacaatgcttgcaCCCACAGTCCATGACGACTGAACACCATAATCAGTATTAGGCTGGGATCAAAATTGATTGGCCAAACtgtactaaaaaaaaaccccaaacatcaGAAACAAAGCAGTCCATAACAGATTTACGAGAGGCAGTACACTGGGTAATAAGAATGCACTGCACAgataaaaggaggggaaaaataaGTGGCTAGGAACAATTACGGAACAGGTATAGTAGTTACAAGATGAAGGGTCAGCAATATAGTGCTgttaagaaacaaaacaaatcagCATGGTAGATGTGCAACACTGTGGCATGAGCCAAGAGGTAATTCTGCTAAACCTGACCTGAGGCATGCCTTTGTTAGCACAGTAAGTCCAGTTTTGGGATGGTGATGAGGTGGGGATTTGAAAAGGTCAAGAGAAGAAACAGACCGTTTTTTTGGCTGACCGCTTCGGAcattaaattacttatttatattaatatcgatCTCCCCGTCTACGCtgaaaactcattatgggaagggatggtgtcctaattccattgtactgcactctcccaggtgtttagtacagtgttctgcacatagtatgtgttcaataaatgccactgattgatttagaaagTTAAAgttaagagaaggagcatggctcagtggaaagagcacgggctttggagtcagggctcatgagctcgaatcccagctctgccacttgtcggctgtgtgactgtgggcaagtcacttcacttctctgggcctcagttccctcatctgtaaaatggggattaagactgtgagccccacatgggacaacctgattcccctatgtctaccccagcgcttagaacagtgctcggcacatagtaagcacttaacaaataccaacattattattattattattaatactatggatggggctgggagggaaagaggaaaaaagaagtcAGGATAAGATTTCTGAATGACTGTAACATCTCATGTAGGCAGATAGGCAGAGAgacaaaatttatttttaaatccctcagtggtattcactgaaccttactgtgtgtggggcactgtattaagtacttggaagagtccaatacagtaggtttggtagattcattcattcattcaatagtatttattgagcgtttactatgtgcagagcattgtactaagcacttggaatgtacaaatcggcaagagatagagacagtccctgccgtctgaagggcttacagtctaatcgggggagacaggcagacaagaacaatggcaacagagtcaaggggaagaacatctcataaaagcaatggcaaataaatagaatcagggtgatgtacatcttatgaaacaaaatagggtgatgaagatatatacagttgaacggacgagtacagtgctgagggggtgggacgggaggggggaggaggagagggaaaggggggagaagagggtttagctgcggagaggtgaaagggggggtagagggagcagagggaaaaaggggggagctcagtctgggaaggcctcttggaggaggtgagctttaagtagggatttgaagaggggaagagaattagattgtcggatgtgaggagggaggacgttccaggaccgcgggaggacgtggcccaggggtcgacggcgggataggcgagaccgagggacggtgaggaggtgggcggcagaggagcggagcgtgtggggtgggcagtagaaagagaaggggaagaggtgagaaggggcaaggtgatggagagccttgaagcctagagtgaggagagattcaatccctgccttcaaagagcttaaaaattcagtggaggagacagaccttaaaataaattacagttagggaacTTAATcgacagtgtttactgagtgcttacaacagtgtttattgagtgcttacagtacacagagcactgttctaaatacaattcaacagagttggtaagcataatccctgcccaaaaggaaacaGCAGAATAGAAGGTTATGCACATAAATTCTGTAGGGTATTTGTTActcttactgtggtatttgtttaagtgcatTCTACggatcaagcaccattctaagcactggggtagatacaagttaatcaggttggacagagcagTCAGAACAGTCtaaaaagaaaggagaacaggcaccgaacctccattttacagatgaggcaaaacacagtgtctccccctctagaccattagctcactgtgggcagggaatgtgaatgttatattgtactctccacagcgtttaagacagtgctgtgcacactaagtgctcaataattacgattggctaatgtaaagtgacttgcccaagatcacccagtaaacaactggcccgtgctctttccatcaggcctgtTTTGCAAAGTGCTTATCCTTGGTGCTCTTTCAAAATAATAAACACAAGACAACCATTTTTAAGTGGTTAAAGTATTTGGTGATTAGTCACCCTCCACTTAATTGCCATCAACCAGTTGGATGTGGACACCAAGCATATATTTAGTCCAGGCAATCCATTTAGCTGAAGAGCCCCCATACTCCTGGAACCCTCACCCAAGAACGGGCCTTGTGCCGGACACGTTTGGATCGGTGAGGGACTGAGATGCAACAGTAACCGAGGACAGCTGCAGGATCCAGAAAGAGCACTTTAAAGCACCGTCGAGTTCTGAGACAAGCTTCACTTGTGCAGAGAGAATCTGTGAACATGAGTCTCCCTTGGGGACAAGGGTTATATATGAtggaggcagggtggggcaggaggaagattaGAGGGAGCATAAACTGAAACTGCAGAGAATAAACTACAGTTTCCATTCTTGCATTGAGAACAGCCCTCTCGTGCTGATAGAGGTCAGATTAAAAGAAGCCACAGGGCAacctagttttgttttttttaatgggatttgttaagtgcttactatgtgccaggcactgaactaagcgcacaGTTAGACAAAACCTAATTAGGTTGAATATGGTCCACATCCCTCATgggagctcacgatcttaatccccattttacaggtgaggtatcaggcac
This portion of the Ornithorhynchus anatinus isolate Pmale09 chromosome 3, mOrnAna1.pri.v4, whole genome shotgun sequence genome encodes:
- the MEX3C gene encoding RNA-binding E3 ubiquitin-protein ligase MEX3C, whose translation is MPSGSSAALALPPPPPPPPPPPDPLLRDRLAALGLDEPLGRDADPLRTAGPDDDDLDGDLLEDDDDDDDDDDEEPGLLLLAAAPSQPPPVPGGALGPVLLPAAGLDGREAAGGLYGGDDPQGVMAAMLSHAYGPAGGGGGGGGGGGAAGAAAALNGEQAALLRRKSVNTTECVPVPSSEHVAEIVGRQGCKIKALRAKTNTYIKTPVRGEEPIFVVTGRKEDVAMAKREILSAAEHFSMIRASRNKNGPALGGLPCTPNLPGQTTVQVRVPYRVVGLVVGPKGATIKRIQQQTHTYIVTPSRDKEPVFEVTGMPENVDRAREEIEMHIAMRTGNYIELNEENDFHYNGTDVSFEGGTLGSAWLSSNPVPPSRTRMISNYRNDSSSSLGSGSTDSYFGSNRLADFSPTSPFSTGNFWFGETLPSVGTEDLAVDSPAFDSLATSSQTIWTPFEPVNPLSGFGGDPSGNLKTQRRGSQPSTPRLSPTFPESLEHPLARRVRSDPPSTGHHVGLPIYIPAFSNGTNSYSSSNGGSTSSSPPESRRKHDCVICFENEVIAALVPCGHNLFCMECANKICEKRTPSCPVCQTAVTQAIQIHS